Proteins from one Periplaneta americana isolate PAMFEO1 chromosome 6, P.americana_PAMFEO1_priV1, whole genome shotgun sequence genomic window:
- the slx1 gene encoding structure-specific endonuclease subunit slx1, giving the protein MSKNENVVVGFFGVYLLYCTNPKYKGRTYIGYTVDPNRRIKQHNKGKHAGGAWRTSNRGPWEMVLIIHGFPNDISALRFEWAWQHPQRSRRLRHVMQKKPREKPYDFCLRVLSEMLQVGPWNRLALTIRWLKQEFVREFPVDSCPPLHMPIAYGPVVSKRIVESQETTSQSPPSTTFKDDDVICLCSLCDEAISPHEKMTCISPSCLLVVHVICLARRFQKGDIIIPLEGDCPACNTHVLWGDLVRKKKGCYNNLISGAADSCEESD; this is encoded by the exons ATGAGTAAGAATGAAAATGTTGTTGTAGGATTTTTTGGTGTATATTTATTATACTGCACAAACCCAAAATATAAAGGACGAACATATATTGGTTATACTGTTGATCCAAATAGGAGAATCAAACAACATAATAAAGGCAAACATGCTGGAGGGGCTTGGCGAACAAGTAATCGAGGACCATG GGAAATGGTCTTGATCATTCACGGGTTTCCTAATGACATTTCTGCTTTAAGG TTTGAATGGGCCTGGCAACATCCTCAAAGATCACGCCGCTTGAGACATGTGATGCAGAAGAAGCCACGTGAAAAACCCTATGATTTCTGCTTGCGTGTCTTGTCAGAGATGTTACAAGTGGGACCATGGAACCGGCTAGCATTAACCATACGTTGGTTGAAACAGGAGTTTGTTCGTGAATTTCCT GTTGATTCCTGCCCACCACTTCACATGCCAATAGCATACGGTCCTGTTGTGAGTAAAAGAATTGTTGAGTCTCAAGAAACTACATCACAGTCACCTCCTTCCACAACATTTAAAGATGATGACGTGATATGTCTTTGCTCCCTCTGTGATGAAGCAATCAGTCCACACGAGAAAATGACCTGTATTTCACCAAGTTGTCTACTAGTAGTACATGTTATTTGCCTTGCCAGAAGATTCCAGAAGGGTGATATTATTATACCATTGGAAGGTGACTGTCCAGCGTGCAATACACATGTACTGTGGGGTGACTTGGTGCGTAAGAAGAAAGGTTGTTACAATAATCTGATCTCTGGTGCTGCTGATTCCTGTGAAGAATCAGACTGA